The Colias croceus chromosome 22, ilColCroc2.1 DNA window CGGTGCCTGTGTTGAGTTAGGACCACCGGCCTGTGTTGATGTAAGAACCGGTGCCTGTGTTGAGCTAGGACCCGGTGTCGAACTTGGACCCGGTGCTGAAGTGTAACCGGGGGAATAccaattattttcatttgtgTTATACCATGTGTTTTGTAGCTCAAGTTCTTCCAATTCTAAAAGaacattgaaaattttacGTTTAGCCTGAAGCTGCATATATTGAGAAAGCTTTTTTACACTTTTTGATATCGACAGAAAAAAGTGTCCATTTCGTCAAGGGTATTATTTTTCTCTATCAATGATTGTATTTCTAGTTTTTCTTGGCGTATTCTCACGGTTTGCATGGTGCTGTATAagtaaattacttatttcatCCGATTTTCTTGTTGCATTTCTGCATGTCGAGGCTGAGACGCTTGATGTCGGTGACGGCGAATGTTGTACAGATGGACGATCTTCTGGAGTGCTTCTTGTATGATTGCTTGATGTTTCAAAAAACTCATCGGTTACATTACTTTCCAATGAATTTGTTTCCTgttcatttatatttgtttgtgaGGTATAATTTGTAGTCCTGTTTCTATTCGTCATATATGGTATCAAAAATTCCATTACCTTCTCATATTTCCATTCACGAATTTGTTTACCACTCTGTCCACTTCTAGTGGCATTCTTCCTTTTTAATGCGTCCCGGTGGCTGTCTCTCAACTTTTTCCACTTAGATTTAGCCGTTTTTActgaaatacaaataattgaaatcattataaatattaaatgttgaCATTGCCATAGTCAAAATATACTTACCGCATTATCACTCATGCAGAATTTATaaccattataaatatttaaaaaataccagAGTTTCAAGGGAaaccaatttataaaaaaaaatatctgaaatcaaacaaacaaaacggATTGTATCTCTCGTACGTGGTCGCGGCAGACGGCGGCGTCGAAATttgaaatgttaataaataacgaGTGATAAAtccattttatttgtttgatttcaATGTGTTGTGCTCGTGTGAATCTTAGACTTTTAATTGtttcttttctattatttaaaaatggctATAACTTTTGAACGAGTGAAAATTctgtaaatacataatttcagTAATGCCTAATCTTTTATAGTTCCGGAAACAACACGACACTgattaagatattattttgaaatgacCCTTCTATTCTAACTGAAACCACgacacataaatataaatctatattataattattacaggTATTTGGCGACTGGTtcaaaattttcacaaatagCTGAAAATTTTAGGATTGGAAAATCGACTGTTCCAAGAATTATAGAAGATGTCTGCGATGCCTTGTGGACAGTATTACAACCTTTGGTTATGCCAGAACTTAATGAAAATGATTGGAAAAAATTTTCAAAGCAATTTGAAGAAATCTGGCAATTCAAAAACTGCGTCGGGGCCATTGATGGCAAGCATGTGTACATGTTTGCACCCCCAAAATCTGGGCCTCATATTACTGTTATAAACACAGGTTTTCAACTGTAATGATGTGCGTAGCCGACGCTACCCGAAGAATAATTATGGTAGATATAGGTTCAATGGGAAGGTTCAGCGATGGTGGTATTTTTGCTGATAGTATATTCGGAATTCGTTTGAGAGAAAACAGACTAAATCTACCACAGCCACAACCCTTGTACCAAAATGGAGAACCTGTACcgtttgtttttattggaGACGAAGCTTTCCCTTTGATGACTAACTTAATGAGACCATATCCACgcgataatttaaataacgaAAAACGAACATACAATTATAGACTTTCAAGAGCTCGTCGTATTGTGGAAGCTACATTTGGTGTATTATCACGGAAATGGTACGTATACCGTAAAGAATTTGAATGTAAAATAGAAACAGTGGAAAAAGTGATAAAAGCAACGTGTGTTCTACACAACTTTTTAATTGACAAGATGCCTGGCTATCTAGATAATAATGAAACGGGTTTGGCCACGACTATGCTTAACGACACAAACGTGGAAAATCTATTATCGAATGACAATATGGATGCCTATCAAGTTCGAGAAAAATTCTGTAGTTATTTCAACAACGAGGGCGCCGTTCCATGGCAAGACACTCGTATTACAACATTACTTGAAcgaaatacttaatataataaattgcacTTACCGTCAGATAATTGAGTTTCTTTCAAAACGTTCTCCCAAGCTGCATCTTTGACGTCAGTAAGTTTATAGGTATCTATTGATGTGTTCCATAGACatggatatttttttactgattcaataaattgttcatccattacgttttatttaaattaactaaTTGTTTACGTTGAAAAATACAAACTGCACAAATTATTCACGATAAAAGCGTGTGCTCGCGCGCACGGTACTAGCAAGATCaagaaaagaagaagaaacTTAAGCTGGAAGCCGCAAATAGATGTTTTAAAAAGTAGaatacctaatatatttttattaactgaAAACATAACCTTACGGAAAGATTTTCTTAGgacaatgaaaaaatatttaacgaaaATCAAACATAAACATATAGGCACGTATAAACCGTTGGTCCTGGTCGCTAAATAGCCTGACGTGGTTTTTGAGGCGGTTTAAAAACTTAGAAAATAGCGGGCGTAGGGTCGTTAGACCTCACTAACCCACTTGACAAAACGATAGAAAACTTCGgaacataaaaacaatttttggcAATTCAATCTAGcctcaatttaataaaattaatgtgtaAAGACTAAAGTTATCACAAAATTAGAATCTCGTAATAAAAttctcaaaaataaaaaggatCTTAGAAACATTAACcagtaaacattttttaaaaacaatatgcaTATAATCTCTTTGATGCATTATTAAATAGGTGCTTAGTTATGTCGGcacattaaaaatatgcaaCACAATGAACAATTGGATAGACGAACTGAATAGGGTGAtgtgatatattttaaataaaatatatcatatcACCCTCTTCAGCAAGCAATAGGTCATTACAATTGTTTGGTGAttcttttaatgaaatttgtttTACAATAGAAACATTGTCAACTATATCACGATCAATTAATCTTGTCTTGCGAAATAACAGAACAGGtttttttacagttttgtAAAAGAGTATTGTATATTTGTGTTGCCCGTTAATGTCCTTGGTAATTTCTTGAACAATACCAACATAATATGTCCAATTTTTTCTACTAAGGTAACGCACCAAAACAAAATCATTAATGCAATATGAAGGATCTTCATTTGGTTGATCTAAAAACAACTCGTCTTCATTGTTATCTT harbors:
- the LOC123701689 gene encoding uncharacterized protein LOC123701689, encoding MDEQFIESVKKYPCLWNTSIDTYKLTDVKDAAWENVLKETQLSDVKTAKSKWKKLRDSHRDALKRKNATRSGQSGKQIREWKYEKVMEFLIPYMTNRNRTTNYTSQTNINEQETNSLESNVTDEFFETSSNHTRSTPEDRPSVQHSPSPTSSVSASTCRNATRKSDEISNLLIQHHANRENTPRKTRNTIIDREK